In a single window of the Campylobacter concisus genome:
- a CDS encoding AAA family ATPase, whose translation MARGLIDVFRDWKQNKQDKQELGTETKKEKDSDIRSKISQINKKADRIIMLGEPEIYTMAKENNIACKYGENAIVTKDGNITIAVELKGTSYAGISLDAEMDYLLNRIMFFTTLRDNVETNLIIKKTKIKAKDYIEKNINQYANEIIEKWEKNQDIYSIKYFMLISTTTKNITGFLESFKTKVTSEQDEKNKESSNYKQKMELLNNTLLNIKNHLATYQPRQMSSDEIINFYATYSNAQETNLRYTNELITDSYISSYVEFKKDYIEFYRNDGTTKYARFVSVKAYETEQIKSIITSNLIKSNHEFMTMIYFKAYEKRKAIKKIKDTRVFSVELVQQELDHLMELIQADRENLVETSFSIYCLADNLTELDNRTNELKNILENQGLNVVRETINQKALYFSLFPSRGNLNARKKTLNISNLATIANFENEVTGFNQNDWGDEAVTTFKHLNGTPFLFNFHCQPDGDRPAGHTMIIGGTGTGKTTTIQFLMTNLFKYPVSIFAMDKLRGMYCFTNYMDGEYHDSESDGFKLNPFSLADTAENREFLASWLSSMAELKPEEHDATKDIRETINRLFDNKQADQILSLSDFIDSLPADNEARLKTRFGNYKGSIFDNKEDALNFTKQLSVLNMDGILPNKKVSALTAMYVFHRLKNQAKNSENIRGFFCFIDELKDYLRDEVMSEKILEGILEWRKIGGVGCFGFQNISLFNGNERGSSFLDNIANFLIFPTNNEDTLNQLSEIIGLTPTEAKFLKDTQSNARQVLLNMKLRNESAKLNVNLSSLGNYLRVFSSSSDSVNLIKKLKTESPIHWRKYYIEHKEQRS comes from the coding sequence ATGGCTCGTGGACTTATAGATGTTTTTAGGGATTGGAAACAAAACAAACAAGACAAGCAAGAGCTTGGAACTGAAACAAAAAAAGAAAAAGATAGCGATATCCGCTCAAAAATAAGTCAAATAAATAAAAAAGCTGACAGAATAATAATGCTGGGCGAACCTGAAATATACACAATGGCAAAAGAGAACAATATCGCATGCAAATACGGCGAGAATGCTATTGTTACCAAAGATGGCAACATAACAATTGCAGTGGAACTAAAGGGGACAAGCTACGCTGGAATTAGTCTTGACGCTGAAATGGATTATCTATTAAATCGAATTATGTTTTTTACTACACTAAGAGATAATGTAGAGACCAATTTAATCATTAAAAAAACTAAAATCAAGGCTAAAGACTATATCGAAAAAAATATAAATCAATATGCGAATGAAATAATTGAAAAATGGGAAAAAAATCAAGATATTTATTCAATCAAATATTTTATGCTTATATCGACTACGACGAAAAATATAACTGGATTTCTTGAAAGCTTTAAAACCAAAGTAACTAGCGAACAAGACGAAAAAAATAAAGAAAGCTCAAACTATAAACAAAAAATGGAGTTGTTAAATAACACACTCTTAAATATAAAAAACCATTTGGCAACGTATCAGCCACGCCAGATGAGTAGTGATGAGATAATTAATTTTTATGCGACGTACTCAAACGCACAGGAAACAAATTTAAGATACACAAACGAATTAATTACAGATAGCTATATTAGCTCTTATGTCGAATTTAAAAAAGATTATATCGAATTTTACAGGAATGATGGCACAACAAAATATGCAAGATTTGTCAGTGTAAAGGCATACGAAACAGAGCAAATAAAGTCAATCATTACGTCAAATTTGATTAAGAGTAATCATGAGTTTATGACGATGATTTACTTTAAGGCGTACGAAAAACGCAAAGCGATCAAAAAAATAAAAGATACTAGAGTTTTCTCAGTTGAACTAGTCCAACAAGAACTGGATCATTTGATGGAGTTAATCCAAGCAGATAGGGAAAACCTAGTTGAAACAAGCTTTTCTATATATTGCCTAGCCGACAACCTAACAGAACTGGATAATCGCACAAACGAACTAAAAAATATCCTTGAAAATCAAGGTTTAAATGTTGTTAGAGAGACTATTAACCAAAAGGCACTATATTTTAGCCTCTTCCCAAGTCGTGGAAATTTGAACGCAAGAAAGAAAACCCTAAACATAAGCAACCTAGCTACGATCGCAAATTTTGAAAACGAAGTAACTGGATTTAACCAAAATGATTGGGGCGACGAAGCAGTTACGACTTTTAAACACTTAAATGGCACACCATTTTTGTTTAACTTTCACTGCCAACCTGATGGAGATAGACCAGCTGGTCATACAATGATCATAGGTGGAACAGGAACTGGTAAAACAACAACAATTCAGTTCTTAATGACAAACCTCTTTAAATATCCTGTAAGTATTTTTGCAATGGACAAGCTAAGAGGTATGTATTGCTTCACAAATTACATGGACGGAGAATATCATGATAGCGAAAGCGATGGGTTTAAACTAAATCCATTCAGCCTAGCCGATACAGCAGAGAATAGAGAATTTTTAGCGTCATGGCTAAGCTCAATGGCAGAGCTAAAGCCTGAAGAGCATGATGCAACAAAAGATATTAGAGAAACAATAAATAGGCTTTTTGACAATAAGCAAGCGGATCAAATATTGTCGTTAAGCGATTTCATAGACTCACTGCCAGCTGATAATGAAGCAAGATTAAAAACTAGATTTGGAAATTATAAGGGCTCAATTTTTGATAACAAGGAAGATGCCCTAAATTTCACAAAACAGCTATCAGTACTAAACATGGATGGAATATTGCCAAACAAAAAGGTATCAGCCCTCACCGCAATGTATGTATTTCACAGACTGAAAAATCAGGCAAAAAATAGCGAAAATATACGTGGCTTTTTTTGTTTCATAGACGAGTTGAAGGACTATTTAAGAGATGAAGTAATGTCAGAGAAAATCCTTGAAGGTATTTTGGAGTGGAGAAAGATAGGCGGTGTTGGATGCTTTGGCTTTCAAAACATAAGCCTATTTAATGGGAATGAGCGTGGCTCATCATTTCTTGACAATATCGCAAATTTTCTTATCTTCCCAACAAACAACGAAGATACGCTAAATCAGCTAAGCGAGATAATAGGACTAACACCTACGGAAGCTAAATTCTTGAAAGACACTCAATCAAATGCTAGGCAGGTGCTTTTAAACATGAAGCTACGAAATGAGAGTGCAAAACTAAATGTCAATTTGTCAAGCCTAGGGAATTATTTGAGAGTATTCTCGTCAAGCTCAGACAGCGTAAATTTGATAAAAAAATTAAAAACTGAAAGCCCAATACATTGGCGTAAATACTATATAGAACACAAAGAACAAAGGAGCTAA
- a CDS encoding type IV secretion system protein, translating into MAYEDKKVDPNFIFKAERNIKAYMFYVIIALTIVSISLSVAIALLTPLKETKPVLLKFSDGDSRFVTIDDTSLNVRNNEELLKSILAGYVKNRELINRIDDAERYNEIRTQSSRQVWEAFENLVSDPNSIYTTKNYYRDIKILNVAILSQNVATIDFQAEITNPTRTEVSYKKYRSAIEYDFRNQTSNYADTMKNPTGFIVNKYQVTQIIDEKDKK; encoded by the coding sequence ATGGCATACGAAGACAAAAAAGTAGACCCAAATTTTATTTTTAAGGCGGAGCGAAACATAAAAGCGTATATGTTTTATGTGATCATTGCTTTAACAATAGTCAGCATAAGTTTATCCGTTGCGATAGCACTACTAACACCTCTTAAAGAGACAAAGCCTGTATTGTTAAAATTTTCAGATGGTGACTCAAGGTTTGTGACAATAGACGATACCAGTTTAAATGTTAGAAACAATGAAGAACTTTTAAAAAGCATACTTGCAGGATATGTGAAAAATAGAGAGTTAATTAATCGCATAGATGATGCTGAGCGTTACAACGAAATACGTACGCAAAGTAGTAGACAAGTATGGGAAGCGTTCGAAAATTTGGTTAGCGATCCTAATTCAATTTACACTACAAAAAATTACTATAGAGATATAAAAATTCTAAACGTAGCGATTTTAAGCCAAAATGTAGCTACGATAGATTTTCAAGCAGAAATTACAAATCCAACTCGCACTGAAGTAAGCTATAAAAAATATAGAAGTGCAATAGAGTATGACTTCCGCAACCAAACTAGTAATTATGCGGACACAATGAAAAACCCAACAGGCTTTATAGTGAACAAATATCAAGTAACGCAGATAATAGATGAAAAGGATAAAAAATGA
- a CDS encoding TrbG/VirB9 family P-type conjugative transfer protein, whose product MKNLTRLSLIALFVLNLNAEQDQGLSEEQMNEVRAIMRQTQELVNEQQKNGSMGEDIFNDKNKDVNSQVQSNFKVKPFGMGQNNHPQLAKFNNSQPQMAQMPEQDGMGVEQSQDISKEELELMQNAIRNQDLKALQNKFHTKNYSGYENTQTIKYVPNKTHKIRTRQAMATTLIFDNDIDNFVLGDQTGFKVEQIPSKANAIAIIPQLIGIDTSLTIFTSDGKIHTFYLYSTDYKNTNDPSFVIRIQDDEVQKAKQAKAKDESDKYKIIKDGIAELKVLKSDIYTGYTQKAKKENEWLLSAEIFSDKKFTYFKYAKDEMPQIPTIFAVIDKQDSPVETRVIGDYIIAETINPKFTIKSGDSYVCVERKETQEERDRKEIRKNLNTDKEAIRQHQKENKKTINETKGI is encoded by the coding sequence ATGAAAAATTTAACTAGATTATCTTTAATAGCATTATTTGTTTTAAATTTAAATGCAGAACAAGACCAAGGCTTAAGCGAAGAACAAATGAATGAAGTCCGTGCAATTATGCGACAGACACAAGAACTAGTTAATGAACAGCAAAAAAATGGCTCAATGGGCGAAGATATTTTTAATGACAAAAACAAGGATGTTAATAGCCAAGTTCAATCAAATTTTAAGGTAAAACCATTTGGTATGGGGCAGAACAATCATCCACAACTAGCAAAATTTAATAATTCTCAACCACAAATGGCACAAATGCCAGAGCAAGATGGAATGGGTGTGGAGCAATCACAAGATATAAGCAAAGAAGAGCTTGAGCTTATGCAAAATGCTATAAGAAATCAGGACTTAAAAGCACTACAAAACAAATTCCACACTAAAAATTATAGCGGATATGAAAATACACAAACAATAAAATACGTACCAAATAAGACGCATAAAATACGTACTCGCCAAGCAATGGCAACAACGCTTATATTTGATAATGATATAGATAATTTTGTATTGGGTGACCAAACAGGATTTAAAGTAGAGCAAATACCAAGCAAAGCAAATGCGATAGCGATAATCCCACAGCTTATAGGAATTGATACAAGTCTAACTATTTTTACAAGCGATGGAAAAATCCACACATTTTATTTATATTCGACAGATTACAAGAATACGAATGATCCAAGCTTTGTAATTCGCATACAAGACGATGAAGTACAAAAAGCAAAGCAAGCCAAAGCAAAAGATGAAAGCGATAAATATAAAATCATAAAAGATGGCATAGCAGAGCTAAAAGTGCTAAAGAGCGATATTTATACTGGCTATACGCAAAAAGCAAAAAAAGAAAATGAATGGCTTTTGTCAGCAGAAATTTTTAGCGACAAGAAATTTACATATTTTAAATATGCCAAAGATGAAATGCCACAAATTCCTACAATTTTTGCAGTTATCGACAAGCAGGACAGCCCAGTAGAAACAAGAGTGATAGGAGACTACATTATAGCCGAAACCATAAATCCAAAATTTACTATTAAAAGTGGCGATAGCTATGTGTGTGTAGAGAGAAAAGAAACGCAAGAAGAAAGAGATAGAAAAGAAATAAGAAAAAACCTAAATACAGATAAAGAAGCAATAAGACAGCACCAAAAAGAAAACAAAAAAACAATAAATGAAACTAAAGGAATTTAA
- a CDS encoding DNA type IV secretion system protein ComB10 has protein sequence MKKGNRLFLSIVTISVISAPLFATNTATAEIFDDENISKKAKDDKIRNLQNQTNLNHLFENSKFPVDDYIYKAGKREPNEDQNLTEILNRLEKLGNKQQNALNAQRNQNLQDQTPEQDIQEQEQMAQRAREQQAKLQAKQEQLRQEMAIDNQRAYKKRMQELMRAQILANRNNEVKSVNQNSSKYGVDSFSNQKPVDISTNEHRLYRTIRAGRLIPAILTSAISSDLSGIVTAQIEQDIYAAMGRAVLIPRGSKAIGFYTNDTKIGNERLEIRWREIITPQGINIMLTDAIVADNMGMTGAVGAVNNKYWERYGIAYSISTITNALLLGIASKINSGNNANNTYVNEIYSNSRSDVSSVVQDIIQQQSQIKPTIEIKSGSRIFLVPTNHMWFAKPKNGEVLMQYFND, from the coding sequence ATGAAAAAGGGGAATAGACTATTTTTAAGCATAGTTACAATTAGCGTTATATCTGCCCCCCTTTTTGCCACCAATACAGCTACGGCTGAAATATTTGATGACGAAAATATAAGCAAAAAAGCAAAAGACGATAAGATCAGGAATCTGCAAAATCAAACAAATTTAAATCATCTATTCGAAAATTCAAAATTCCCAGTAGATGATTATATTTATAAAGCTGGCAAGAGAGAGCCAAATGAAGATCAGAATTTAACTGAGATTTTAAACAGACTCGAGAAGCTAGGCAACAAGCAACAAAATGCTCTAAATGCACAAAGAAATCAAAATTTGCAAGATCAGACGCCTGAGCAAGATATACAAGAGCAAGAGCAAATGGCACAGCGTGCAAGAGAACAACAAGCCAAGCTTCAAGCCAAACAGGAACAATTGCGACAAGAAATGGCAATAGACAACCAAAGAGCGTATAAAAAACGAATGCAGGAGCTAATGCGAGCGCAAATTTTAGCAAATCGCAATAATGAAGTAAAAAGCGTAAATCAAAACAGCTCAAAATATGGCGTTGATAGCTTTTCAAATCAAAAGCCTGTTGATATAAGCACAAATGAGCATAGGCTGTATCGCACAATTAGAGCTGGCAGACTAATCCCAGCCATATTAACTAGTGCAATAAGCTCGGATTTAAGCGGAATAGTTACGGCTCAAATAGAGCAAGATATATATGCCGCAATGGGGCGAGCCGTATTGATACCACGTGGAAGTAAAGCAATAGGATTTTATACCAACGACACCAAAATCGGAAACGAACGATTAGAAATTAGATGGCGAGAGATTATCACGCCACAAGGCATAAACATAATGCTAACAGATGCAATAGTGGCTGATAATATGGGTATGACAGGAGCAGTTGGAGCAGTCAATAACAAATATTGGGAAAGATACGGCATAGCATATTCAATCTCAACAATTACAAATGCTTTGCTTTTAGGCATAGCATCGAAAATTAATAGCGGAAACAATGCAAATAACACCTATGTAAATGAAATTTACTCTAATTCAAGAAGCGATGTAAGTAGTGTAGTTCAAGACATAATCCAACAACAAAGTCAAATTAAACCAACAATTGAAATTAAAAGCGGAAGCCGTATATTTTTAGTACCAACAAATCACATGTGGTTTGCAAAACCTAAAAATGGCGAAGTTTTAATGCAATATTTCAACGATTAA
- a CDS encoding ATPase, T2SS/T4P/T4SS family: MSESIILKNILNVLKPYLNLNANELIFNQPCEINIDYGDHWEVVKDEKLDAKFLNSFLVELATRRNQRFDESHCHLSCELPSPFLRYRVQAQHKSSLFNSEIAICIRIPSKEIYPLESFILSEKCINNGWSYEKIKDLIHEKKNVLLSGGTGSGKTSFLNSLMGEIDPSERVVTIEDSQELRVENINKTQLAVPKIATEIYSYQVAIDNAMRLRPDRLFLGEIDIRNTFSFLRVNNTGHAGNLSTLHANNPKDAIKAIKTNIILGGGLSNVDESMLDSLIMTAIDYIIQIARVKNKRVITDILNLKEIDIARMIA; this comes from the coding sequence ATGAGTGAAAGTATAATTTTAAAAAACATTCTTAATGTTTTAAAGCCATATCTAAATCTAAACGCAAATGAGCTAATTTTTAACCAGCCTTGCGAAATTAATATAGATTATGGCGACCACTGGGAAGTGGTAAAAGACGAAAAACTAGATGCTAAATTTTTAAATAGTTTTTTAGTCGAGCTGGCAACTAGAAGAAATCAACGTTTTGATGAAAGCCATTGTCACTTGTCTTGTGAATTGCCAAGTCCATTTTTGCGATATCGTGTCCAAGCACAGCACAAATCAAGCCTATTTAATAGCGAAATAGCAATCTGCATAAGGATACCAAGCAAAGAAATTTATCCGCTCGAAAGCTTTATCCTAAGTGAAAAATGCATAAATAACGGCTGGAGCTATGAAAAAATAAAAGACTTGATACACGAAAAAAAGAATGTGCTTTTAAGCGGTGGAACTGGAAGCGGAAAGACAAGTTTTTTAAACTCACTAATGGGAGAAATAGACCCAAGCGAGCGAGTAGTAACCATAGAAGATAGCCAAGAACTAAGAGTTGAAAACATAAATAAAACTCAACTTGCCGTCCCGAAAATAGCAACAGAAATTTATAGCTACCAAGTAGCGATCGACAATGCAATGCGTTTGCGACCTGATAGGCTTTTCTTAGGCGAGATAGATATCAGAAATACGTTTTCATTTTTAAGAGTAAATAATACAGGACACGCAGGCAACCTAAGCACACTACATGCGAACAACCCAAAAGATGCCATAAAAGCAATAAAAACAAACATTATATTAGGCGGTGGATTATCAAATGTAGACGAAAGTATGCTTGATAGCCTAATAATGACAGCAATTGACTATATCATTCAAATAGCAAGGGTAAAAAATAAAAGAGTAATTACAGATATCCTCAATTTGAAAGAGATAGATATTGCAAGGATGATCGCATGA
- a CDS encoding type IV secretory system conjugative DNA transfer family protein, with product MGIIAYLVVVKLIFNPDIVNVPIVAFKILQNIGTPTLKMKAYVAVFALIAPLLVAIIWWLMPYLRDNEDYGSARFATPADFEKMKINYKTGLVLGCFDIDSTSPKFIRATQPLSTLVVAPPGSGKTAGMIIPNLLSVPNSCVVLDIKGELYVKTAGYRQKYFNNEIQLFSPFSWDNTLFFNPFDHSLVKDLQYLHIKKLAEQIASTIFVGEKGRENDHWIISAKTMFVFFAEYFMQKDKHATLAQLAQAPKADYFDYLDEKFGEEAMKEPDEDDPTKPRERDYDVDTFKIWLKQTSFDETIDENTRNQARAYSKSADNEFASIKSTYDTFMKVFTNPQVASATSKMSFTFEDLREKRISMYVVVQTEDMDILAPLIRIFVETLFKKLMSGKECSDLNKFIYAFLDELVRFGKMPFLLEAPALCRSYGLLPVFVTQSYEQIKKYYGEDDMNIVKNNSGYQVIFGMNSDKDAEDTSKLIGDYTNIKISKSQGNMDLFKSNISKSKEAKKLVTAQDLKNQDSSDILILVKGFFKIPIKAKVPYWFKIEQFKGADKVEVVSTQEIIETAETTKTITNQEQTQVKDERKEQRDELLKSLRIKIDKE from the coding sequence ATGGGGATAATTGCATATTTGGTAGTTGTAAAACTTATTTTTAACCCTGACATAGTAAATGTGCCAATTGTAGCATTTAAAATTTTACAAAATATTGGCACGCCAACGTTAAAAATGAAAGCCTATGTCGCGGTATTTGCACTAATAGCACCACTCTTAGTCGCTATAATTTGGTGGCTAATGCCATATCTAAGAGATAATGAAGATTATGGATCAGCAAGGTTTGCAACGCCAGCAGATTTTGAAAAGATGAAGATAAACTACAAAACAGGACTTGTGCTAGGATGTTTTGACATTGACAGCACAAGCCCAAAATTTATACGTGCAACGCAACCACTCTCAACATTAGTAGTAGCACCTCCTGGAAGCGGAAAAACGGCTGGTATGATTATCCCAAATTTATTAAGTGTGCCAAATTCTTGCGTAGTATTGGATATCAAAGGGGAGCTTTACGTAAAAACAGCAGGCTATCGTCAAAAATATTTTAACAATGAAATCCAGCTATTCTCCCCTTTTAGCTGGGATAATACATTATTTTTTAATCCGTTTGATCATAGCCTAGTTAAAGATTTGCAATATCTTCATATAAAAAAATTAGCCGAGCAGATCGCCTCCACAATATTTGTAGGCGAAAAAGGTAGAGAAAACGATCACTGGATAATATCGGCAAAAACAATGTTTGTATTTTTTGCAGAGTATTTTATGCAAAAAGACAAGCACGCAACACTGGCACAATTGGCACAAGCACCAAAGGCTGATTATTTCGACTATCTTGATGAGAAATTTGGCGAAGAAGCCATGAAAGAGCCTGATGAAGACGATCCAACGAAACCAAGAGAACGAGATTATGATGTAGATACTTTCAAAATTTGGCTCAAACAGACTAGTTTTGACGAAACTATAGATGAGAATACAAGAAATCAAGCTAGAGCCTACTCAAAATCTGCCGACAATGAGTTTGCATCGATAAAATCGACATACGATACTTTTATGAAAGTTTTTACAAACCCACAAGTTGCTAGTGCCACCAGCAAAATGAGCTTCACATTTGAAGACCTAAGAGAAAAAAGAATATCGATGTACGTAGTCGTTCAAACCGAAGATATGGACATCCTAGCACCACTTATAAGAATTTTTGTAGAAACGCTATTTAAAAAGCTTATGAGCGGAAAAGAATGTAGTGATTTAAATAAATTTATTTACGCATTTTTAGACGAATTAGTTAGATTTGGAAAAATGCCATTCTTGCTAGAAGCACCAGCACTATGTAGGAGCTATGGCTTATTGCCTGTATTTGTGACCCAAAGCTATGAGCAAATCAAAAAATATTATGGCGAAGATGATATGAATATCGTTAAAAATAACAGCGGTTATCAAGTAATTTTTGGCATGAACAGCGACAAAGACGCTGAAGACACAAGTAAGCTAATAGGCGATTACACCAACATAAAAATAAGTAAATCGCAAGGCAATATGGATCTTTTTAAAAGCAATATCTCAAAAAGCAAAGAAGCAAAGAAGCTGGTCACAGCACAAGACCTAAAAAATCAGGATAGTAGCGATATTTTGATACTTGTAAAAGGATTTTTTAAAATACCTATCAAGGCGAAAGTGCCATATTGGTTCAAAATAGAGCAATTTAAAGGGGCAGATAAAGTAGAAGTAGTATCGACCCAAGAAATTATAGAAACAGCAGAAACAACTAAGACAATTACAAATCAAGAACAAACACAAGTAAAAGATGAAAGAAAAGAGCAAAGAGATGAATTATTAAAATCATTAAGAATAAAAATAGATAAAGAGTAG
- a CDS encoding ArdC-like ssDNA-binding domain-containing protein, giving the protein MADFTKYIKSEQQENATQQERKSWNQMDNAEKKESFDKYMKYKLFEAHKTAKADWQKDMSKEEVDRTIPYNAKTGATYSRETSMLLRAEMAIKGYDKPQFVTMEQGNAMGGILKLKHDEKTGEILTTKNGLQARVDGVKMLYIADHEIRPKLDRDGKEIMAVVKDKDGNIKYDKETGEAMTYVVKEKIPINPRLETKTLYHVSQFDGLDESKIKERDLTAIQHYREQAKNQDFEVKIDYNKTLGISGNLEKQLNNLTLAQIKGVDYFNPAKKIDMTKEKAQTKEQNKGMER; this is encoded by the coding sequence ATGGCTGATTTTACAAAGTATATCAAGTCAGAACAACAAGAAAATGCCACTCAACAAGAGAGAAAAAGCTGGAATCAGATGGATAACGCTGAAAAGAAAGAGAGCTTTGATAAATACATGAAATATAAGCTCTTTGAAGCCCACAAGACAGCAAAAGCAGACTGGCAAAAAGATATGAGTAAAGAAGAAGTCGATAGGACAATTCCATACAACGCAAAGACTGGAGCCACATACTCAAGAGAGACTAGTATGCTATTGAGAGCCGAAATGGCTATAAAAGGTTATGACAAGCCTCAATTTGTGACAATGGAGCAAGGTAACGCAATGGGCGGAATACTAAAGCTAAAACACGATGAGAAAACAGGCGAAATCCTAACCACTAAAAATGGCTTACAAGCTAGAGTCGATGGTGTCAAAATGCTCTATATTGCAGACCACGAGATTAGACCAAAACTAGACAGAGATGGTAAAGAAATCATGGCTGTTGTTAAAGACAAAGACGGCAATATAAAGTATGACAAAGAGACAGGGGAAGCAATGACCTATGTTGTAAAGGAAAAAATCCCAATTAATCCACGCCTAGAAACAAAAACTCTATATCACGTAAGTCAGTTTGATGGACTAGACGAGAGCAAGATCAAAGAAAGAGATCTAACAGCAATCCAGCACTATAGAGAGCAAGCGAAAAATCAAGATTTTGAAGTAAAAATAGATTACAACAAGACCTTGGGAATAAGCGGAAATTTAGAGAAACAGCTAAACAACCTAACGCTAGCTCAAATTAAAGGTGTAGATTATTTTAATCCAGCTAAAAAGATCGACATGACCAAAGAAAAAGCTCAAACCAAAGAGCAAAACAAGGGCATGGAGAGATAA